In one window of Arachis ipaensis cultivar K30076 chromosome B06, Araip1.1, whole genome shotgun sequence DNA:
- the LOC107646820 gene encoding uncharacterized protein LOC107646820, whose product MELELDAFSPEILNGINCSGLPPHKLVLKVGVPVMLLRNIDQTNGLCDGTRMQVRRMGNHVIECKTLTGNKVRSIVLIPRVNLIPNNETLPVRFQRRQFPIIISFAMIINKSHGQTLLKLPRPVFIHGQLYVTLSRVTSKDDLRVLLQDHGHLEDNCMMNVVYREVFESL is encoded by the coding sequence ATGGAACTTGAGTTAGATGCTTTCTCGCCGGAGATTCTAAATGGAATAAATTGTTCAGGTCTACCACCACACAAGTTGGTTCTGAAGGTTGGCGTTCCTGTTATGTTGCTGCGGAATATAGACCAAACTAATGGTTTGTGCGATGGAACGAGGATGCAAGTTAGAAGAATGGGAAATCATGTGATAGAATGCAAGACTTTAACTGGTAACAAAGTTAGAAGTATTGTTCTTATCCCAAGAGTGAATCTAATTCCAAATAATGAAACATTGCCGGTCAGGTTTCAAAGAAGACAATTCCCAATTATCATATCATTTGCAATGATAATAAATAAGTCCCATGGACAAACTCTATTGAAACTTCCAAGGCCAGTTTTCATCCATGGTCAATTGTATGTTACGTTATCAAGGGTAACGAGTAAAGATGATCTGCGAGTGTTGTTGCAAGATCATGGACACTTGGAAGATAACTGCATGATGAATGTGGTATATAGAGAAGTTTTTGAGAGCCTATAA